A genomic stretch from Anaerolinea thermophila UNI-1 includes:
- a CDS encoding sigma-54-dependent transcriptional regulator: MSLTILVVDDEENFRVNTERYLATRGYEVIGASTLQEAREILIKGIADIVLLDVQLPDGYGPNLLYETTQMVFRPPIILITAYGDIDMAVDAMRNGAHDFLTKPIQYNQLEKSIERASEIVTMRRELLHLRQAQKNQNFVAGKNPKMQSVLAMAKRAAEMSVSVLITGETGTGKEVLAKFIHSSGPRANKPFVPINCAAIPNTMLEAELFGYEPGAFTGAEKRKHGLMEVADGGVLFLDEISSMPLDIQAKMLRALEERAFRRVGGLNQVKVDVQIVAASNRDLAQMIKDGNFREDLYYRLKVVDLHLLPLRERKEDIPELVVFFIRQNNMRLGMNVRDVTPRAMEVLMRYHWPGNIRELSNSIERAMLFCNGEVIDLPDLPDLSIHLG; encoded by the coding sequence ATGAGTCTAACGATTTTAGTTGTTGACGATGAGGAAAATTTTCGGGTGAATACAGAGCGTTATCTTGCTACACGAGGCTATGAAGTCATTGGCGCTTCGACCTTGCAAGAAGCCAGGGAAATTCTCATCAAGGGGATAGCAGATATCGTGCTTCTGGATGTCCAACTACCGGATGGATACGGACCTAACTTGCTGTACGAAACTACTCAAATGGTATTTCGCCCCCCCATCATTCTGATCACGGCTTATGGGGATATTGACATGGCTGTTGACGCTATGCGCAATGGCGCGCACGATTTTCTAACCAAACCAATACAATATAACCAGTTAGAGAAGTCCATTGAGCGTGCCAGCGAAATTGTCACCATGCGCCGCGAATTGTTGCATTTACGTCAAGCCCAGAAGAATCAGAATTTCGTCGCTGGTAAAAATCCAAAAATGCAATCGGTACTTGCTATGGCAAAACGGGCGGCAGAGATGTCTGTCTCCGTCCTGATAACAGGGGAAACCGGAACAGGAAAAGAAGTTCTGGCAAAATTTATTCATTCCAGTGGTCCACGGGCAAACAAACCTTTTGTACCCATCAACTGCGCTGCAATCCCAAACACTATGTTAGAGGCCGAATTGTTTGGCTATGAACCCGGAGCCTTTACTGGGGCTGAAAAACGGAAACATGGATTGATGGAAGTTGCGGATGGTGGGGTACTTTTTCTGGATGAAATTTCTTCCATGCCACTGGATATTCAAGCCAAGATGCTTCGTGCATTGGAGGAACGTGCGTTCCGCCGGGTAGGTGGGTTGAATCAAGTCAAGGTCGATGTTCAAATTGTTGCCGCTTCGAATCGTGACTTAGCCCAGATGATCAAAGATGGAAACTTTCGGGAGGACCTGTACTACCGACTGAAAGTGGTGGATTTGCATTTATTGCCTTTGAGAGAACGTAAAGAAGATATTCCCGAACTGGTGGTTTTTTTTATTCGTCAGAACAATATGAGACTGGGAATGAATGTCCGGGATGTCACTCCGCGAGCTATGGAGGTCCTAATGAGATACCACTGGCCAGGAAATATTCGTGAATTGAGCAATTCAATCGAAAGGGCAATGTTGTTCTGCAATGGAGAAGTCATTGATTTACCTGATCTCCCGGACTTGAGTATTCATTTGGGATGA
- a CDS encoding tetratricopeptide repeat protein, which translates to MQHWQTETTLHQVVINRKILDVPQLKSLVRKIWSNPSPSKKLRWNLDGALMAHSEAERLQAIDTLENFEDPVFLLLKAKEQLSQGNHAVTLELGKLAVEKFDELFETELDTSLFQSLSENWQAFIDDLLLLGLTSEALHCTQKILTLRPNDSQLLRIHSEIALRLMDEEQAYQTAKIAFAISPNDTDLCRYLASVCEKTHRWQEAQALWKTLLFSLPTKHQDVSLHLSYIRSSFYAGEDETVIQNCQKLLEQHSDCSEAYGWLGKAFLRTGNEEEGIASLTRATLLSPEDERWWLAISEYWLSKKDVQSALNTLKSAAMAVPESGSIYFHLGNLLLQQNQVSEALIYLRKASALYPDNPEIALRLCQALHGLGFLEEARRVLVNLKGKWNAYPEMAYEYSKIAVKQNDYEEALEALEFAVRGEHSQTEWVYEYARLVLKYPSPSNALKNLHLEQAEGLLRQILSQNPGDEQGLLLLAEVLVQVRKPEEAFRVFSQLAEDEGFMSGLSGWRVLHGLGVTSMEMGDRDAALVFLKDAISHQPDNPSLLRDYAEACVKARFDQEALNVGELVCRLTPNDVDTGEWFANLAIRLEKPVLAIEKYLHLTTLAPHRLDLKLSLASLQLKVGAVEQAAIVLDEVLQTGTVDAEILRQAGYLFLSMEKVSEAVQAFEKALAVSLQPCPILLKDLMKVYEQTGRIEDAVKSGEMAIRLCHDDPELHLEFARLLSRIGRDTHAQSILLQALSLEHVENPLLRSEIHKELAYLAWKQEDFLNGLMYAEMGLLEDSQSVSLRYLQGLFTLSLVQWEKSQRLLQTVVLDEKLLTEKDGVRLALLKGHVLLNNSPAEAEEVLHFLAEHGEASAEYLLLKSRWLATTGYYVEAKNILTSLPSDIQQDWVLWKICAERESLCFSSALHHVREFLQNHTGNPWAMLEYVKCVTIGKEISQMSRLLKIKPGGELSPFVDELDWEKAEQVLQKLSGMVSADELRDWSIRLKVAFDPTAEHLKMLAGAVRSADEAACLIQGLQMVGNLQMALQIAHPYGRNEKVRFQQALCYLEKDSQKGLEIVRQLLTEHPQHPLYQALFAFLAKDAGEKDSAYQAILLALAQFPEEPEWQAIAAELAVELGDVEQGILHWEKAVSLRPERTDYLIELGWTYMMVEAYEKAAEILSRAVKMESSNSSVWFNLAQVYKHLSRVEDAISCALRASEVDITHVQGFILASELALENEDYEQAKKYAEMALERDALNPKAIMAMIRVYNHLNKEEQSLSMLETLHGKLPPILELDLEKASLIYRLRGAQAALSVTQRLVTDFPEDANALALHAQVLADLGDVKSAERFAFRSLRQEPNQPDLALFLAKMQRNNGQLDQAVHLLTQAIALDPQNVELYIELGQVYSERREYDLALQTFHHAIRIAPHDPRGYYYTALILRDGKDFSGAERMLQHAAKLAPDDVVIHRQLVSVMALNLIHKSQEAGASL; encoded by the coding sequence GTGCAACACTGGCAAACGGAAACGACCCTTCATCAGGTTGTGATAAATCGCAAAATATTGGATGTACCACAATTAAAATCTCTGGTTCGCAAGATTTGGTCCAATCCTTCACCATCAAAAAAGTTAAGATGGAACTTGGATGGGGCTCTCATGGCTCATTCTGAGGCTGAGCGCCTTCAAGCCATTGACACGCTTGAGAATTTTGAAGACCCTGTTTTTCTGCTGTTGAAAGCCAAAGAACAATTATCTCAGGGGAATCATGCGGTTACCCTGGAATTGGGGAAACTTGCTGTTGAGAAATTTGATGAACTATTTGAAACAGAACTTGATACCTCTCTATTTCAAAGTCTGTCTGAGAATTGGCAGGCGTTCATTGATGATTTACTACTTCTTGGTTTAACCTCAGAAGCACTTCATTGCACACAAAAAATCCTTACCTTACGGCCAAATGATTCTCAATTGTTGCGGATTCACAGTGAAATCGCACTGAGATTAATGGATGAGGAACAAGCCTACCAAACAGCAAAAATTGCTTTTGCAATTTCTCCAAATGACACTGATCTTTGCCGTTACCTGGCAAGTGTATGCGAGAAAACTCATCGGTGGCAAGAAGCTCAGGCTCTCTGGAAGACTTTGCTCTTTTCCTTACCCACGAAACATCAAGATGTAAGTCTCCATCTATCCTATATTCGTTCTTCTTTCTATGCGGGGGAAGATGAAACCGTCATACAAAATTGTCAGAAACTTCTGGAGCAACACTCCGATTGCAGTGAGGCTTATGGGTGGTTAGGCAAAGCCTTTCTGAGGACGGGAAACGAAGAGGAAGGAATAGCCTCGCTCACTCGCGCTACTTTGCTCTCGCCGGAAGACGAGCGCTGGTGGTTAGCCATCTCGGAGTATTGGTTATCAAAAAAGGATGTTCAATCTGCCTTGAACACCCTGAAATCCGCCGCTATGGCAGTTCCTGAAAGTGGCTCAATTTACTTCCATTTGGGCAACCTGCTTTTACAGCAAAACCAGGTGTCTGAGGCATTGATTTATTTAAGAAAAGCCTCTGCTTTGTACCCGGATAACCCAGAGATTGCCCTCCGTCTGTGTCAGGCATTGCATGGTTTGGGCTTTTTAGAAGAGGCGCGCCGGGTGCTGGTGAATCTAAAAGGCAAGTGGAACGCTTATCCTGAAATGGCTTATGAGTATTCAAAAATTGCTGTTAAGCAAAATGATTACGAAGAGGCATTGGAGGCTCTGGAATTTGCTGTTCGTGGTGAGCATTCTCAAACAGAATGGGTGTATGAATATGCTCGATTGGTTCTCAAATATCCAAGTCCGTCAAACGCATTAAAGAACTTGCATCTTGAACAGGCAGAAGGGCTTCTTAGGCAAATTCTTTCCCAGAATCCAGGAGATGAACAAGGACTGCTGTTGCTAGCCGAAGTACTTGTGCAGGTTCGTAAGCCTGAAGAAGCCTTTCGGGTGTTCTCTCAACTTGCAGAAGATGAAGGCTTCATGAGTGGGCTTTCAGGGTGGAGAGTACTACATGGCTTGGGAGTCACCTCTATGGAAATGGGTGATCGGGATGCGGCGCTGGTTTTCCTGAAAGATGCAATTTCTCATCAACCAGATAATCCTTCACTGCTCAGAGATTATGCTGAAGCCTGCGTGAAGGCTCGATTTGATCAGGAAGCGCTCAATGTAGGTGAATTGGTGTGCCGCTTAACCCCGAACGATGTGGATACCGGAGAATGGTTTGCCAATTTGGCCATTCGTTTGGAGAAACCAGTCTTAGCGATTGAGAAATATCTCCACCTCACAACACTGGCTCCACATCGTTTGGATTTGAAATTATCTTTGGCAAGTTTACAGTTGAAAGTAGGAGCGGTGGAACAGGCTGCTATTGTATTGGACGAGGTGCTTCAAACCGGAACAGTGGATGCCGAAATCCTGCGACAAGCCGGCTATCTGTTTTTGAGCATGGAAAAAGTGTCGGAGGCGGTACAAGCCTTTGAAAAAGCACTGGCAGTTTCATTGCAACCGTGTCCTATCCTTTTGAAAGATTTAATGAAAGTTTATGAACAAACAGGCAGAATTGAAGATGCGGTCAAGTCCGGGGAAATGGCTATCCGTTTGTGCCATGATGATCCTGAATTGCATTTAGAATTTGCCCGCTTATTATCTCGTATCGGCAGAGATACCCATGCTCAATCGATCCTGCTTCAGGCATTGTCCCTGGAGCATGTGGAGAATCCCTTGCTGCGCTCAGAAATCCACAAAGAATTGGCATATCTCGCGTGGAAACAAGAGGATTTTCTGAATGGGTTAATGTATGCCGAAATGGGATTGTTGGAAGACTCCCAATCGGTTTCTTTGCGCTACCTGCAGGGCTTGTTTACTCTCTCTCTGGTCCAGTGGGAAAAATCTCAGCGATTACTTCAGACCGTGGTTTTGGATGAGAAACTGCTCACTGAGAAGGATGGAGTGCGTTTGGCTCTGCTCAAGGGACATGTACTCTTAAACAATTCACCAGCGGAAGCAGAAGAAGTCCTGCATTTCCTCGCAGAACATGGTGAAGCATCTGCCGAGTACCTGCTCTTGAAATCTCGATGGCTGGCGACAACAGGGTATTATGTGGAAGCGAAAAATATATTAACTTCGTTGCCCTCAGACATTCAGCAAGATTGGGTGCTTTGGAAAATCTGCGCTGAAAGAGAAAGTCTCTGTTTCTCATCGGCTTTGCACCATGTTCGGGAATTTCTCCAGAACCATACCGGGAATCCCTGGGCAATGCTGGAGTATGTAAAGTGTGTGACGATTGGCAAAGAGATCAGCCAAATGAGCCGCTTGCTCAAGATTAAACCTGGTGGGGAATTGTCTCCCTTTGTTGATGAATTGGATTGGGAGAAAGCCGAACAAGTGCTCCAGAAATTGAGCGGAATGGTGAGCGCAGACGAACTTCGGGATTGGTCTATCCGATTGAAAGTCGCTTTTGATCCTACTGCCGAACATCTGAAGATGCTTGCCGGAGCGGTGCGCTCGGCAGATGAAGCCGCGTGTCTTATCCAGGGACTCCAAATGGTGGGGAACTTACAAATGGCTCTTCAGATTGCTCACCCATATGGGAGAAATGAAAAGGTGCGTTTTCAACAAGCCCTGTGTTATTTAGAAAAAGATTCTCAAAAAGGATTGGAGATTGTCCGTCAACTGTTGACTGAACATCCCCAGCATCCTCTCTACCAGGCTTTATTCGCTTTTCTTGCCAAAGATGCGGGAGAGAAAGATTCAGCATATCAAGCGATACTCTTGGCTCTTGCACAGTTCCCTGAAGAACCGGAATGGCAAGCCATTGCAGCGGAGTTGGCAGTAGAACTGGGAGATGTTGAACAGGGAATCCTTCACTGGGAAAAGGCTGTTTCCCTTCGCCCTGAACGTACTGATTATCTGATTGAACTGGGTTGGACCTATATGATGGTTGAGGCTTACGAGAAAGCCGCTGAAATCCTTTCACGCGCTGTGAAGATGGAGTCTTCCAACTCATCTGTTTGGTTCAATCTTGCCCAGGTATATAAGCATTTATCCCGTGTAGAAGATGCTATATCCTGCGCATTGCGTGCTAGTGAGGTGGATATCACTCACGTGCAAGGATTTATTCTGGCTTCGGAGTTGGCATTGGAGAATGAAGATTATGAACAGGCGAAGAAATATGCCGAAATGGCGTTAGAAAGAGATGCACTTAATCCTAAAGCCATCATGGCGATGATTCGGGTATATAACCACCTGAATAAAGAGGAACAAAGCCTGTCCATGCTGGAAACCTTACATGGAAAATTACCCCCGATTCTGGAACTGGATCTGGAAAAGGCTTCTCTCATCTATCGATTGCGGGGGGCGCAGGCTGCGTTATCAGTAACTCAGCGACTGGTAACCGATTTTCCAGAAGACGCCAATGCTTTGGCCCTGCACGCTCAGGTTTTAGCGGATTTGGGTGATGTAAAATCGGCAGAGCGCTTTGCTTTTCGTTCATTACGCCAGGAGCCTAATCAACCAGATCTAGCCCTTTTCCTTGCGAAGATGCAAAGGAATAACGGACAACTCGATCAAGCAGTGCATCTGCTTACTCAAGCCATTGCCCTTGATCCGCAAAACGTTGAACTGTACATCGAACTTGGGCAGGTTTATTCTGAACGTCGAGAATATGATCTTGCATTGCAGACTTTCCATCATGCTATCCGAATTGCTCCACATGACCCTCGGGGATACTATTACACCGCATTAATCTTACGAGATGGGAAGGACTTTTCAGGGGCAGAGAGGATGTTGCAACATGCCGCAAAACTTGCTCCAGATGATGTTGTCATTCACAGACAATTGGTAAGCGTTATGGCGCTTAATCTGATTCACAAATCTCAGGAAGCAGGAGCCTCTTTATGA
- the alaS gene encoding alanine--tRNA ligase, producing the protein MKKWTGVEIRQTFIDFFVQRGHTFVPSSSLVPGGDQTLLFTNAGMVQFKDVFLGTDHRPYSRAVNSQKCMRVAGKHNDLDDVGRDDTHHTFFEMLGNWSFGDYYKKEAIAWAWELLTQVYQLDPARLYATCFKDEKGDIPTDEEAAEVWRSQPNFNPEHVLFFGRKDNFWEMADTGPCGPCSEIHIDRGPEACDKKGVPGHVCRVNGDCKRFLEIWNLVFIQYNRLSPTELEPLPQRHVDTGMGFERLVSLLQGVSSNYRTDLLWPLLQKTQELTGHTDAEREANITPYRVIADHARAATFLIADGVVPGNTGRNYVCRMIIRRAARFGGKIGLKEPFLAKVAEVVIQNYGDFYPELVRNRTAILDGITREEERFQRTLESGMKELQESLDGLKGKGEKILDGKKAFDLYATHGLPLELTRDIAQEQGLDVDQQGFRDAMEEHRLASGAGKAFGPLGGEDVDLYRPALESLQAEGKLGKAGVEYNPYEWLEVEGELLALFREGQRVSSVSAGDQVEVLLPRTGFYVEAGGQVSDAGTIVSVNEPRWEIRVTEMRKPAAGVIVHVGEVVRGTPTVGDWVIARVDTQRRRDIMRNHTATHLLHAELQEVLGEHARQAGSLVAPDRLRFDFTHPEPLTPEQLERIEAGVNRAILENIPLQTRVKPLQEAIAEGAMALFGEKYGEVVRTVMIGETDPLSYELCGGTHVHETGDIGLFLIVSEGSAAAGVRRIEAVTGRGAYELVQKRFRNMRKTAEMLSASMDEVPERVENLLDEMSILRKAVASLRQQVASLAFDQDLEKVTFIEDVAVLTSLIQGVDADTLRSLADRFRQRYSTGVVVLASVVDGKPVIIGAVTDDLVKRNFHAGDLVKRVAAVVGGGGGGRPTLAQAGGRDVSRLSEALDQTYGYVKEKTRK; encoded by the coding sequence ATGAAAAAGTGGACTGGTGTGGAGATTCGTCAGACGTTCATTGATTTCTTTGTACAACGGGGACATACCTTTGTCCCTTCCTCTTCCTTAGTTCCCGGCGGGGATCAAACCTTATTATTTACCAACGCAGGTATGGTGCAATTTAAGGATGTCTTTTTGGGTACAGACCACCGGCCTTACTCCAGAGCAGTAAATTCTCAGAAGTGTATGCGGGTTGCAGGAAAGCATAACGATTTAGATGATGTTGGAAGAGATGATACCCATCATACCTTCTTCGAGATGCTTGGTAACTGGTCTTTTGGCGATTACTACAAGAAAGAAGCCATTGCTTGGGCTTGGGAGTTGCTCACCCAGGTATATCAACTGGACCCTGCTCGGTTATACGCTACCTGTTTTAAGGATGAAAAAGGGGATATTCCCACGGATGAAGAAGCCGCTGAAGTCTGGCGTTCCCAACCGAATTTTAACCCGGAGCATGTCTTGTTCTTTGGGCGAAAAGACAATTTCTGGGAAATGGCAGATACGGGCCCTTGCGGGCCCTGTAGTGAAATCCATATTGATCGCGGTCCCGAAGCCTGCGACAAAAAAGGTGTTCCCGGACATGTTTGTCGGGTTAACGGGGATTGTAAGCGTTTCCTGGAAATCTGGAACTTAGTATTTATTCAGTACAATCGTTTAAGCCCTACCGAGTTAGAACCCTTGCCTCAACGTCATGTGGACACGGGAATGGGGTTCGAGCGCCTGGTTTCCTTATTGCAAGGAGTAAGCTCAAATTACCGCACAGATTTGCTCTGGCCCCTTTTGCAAAAAACTCAGGAACTTACCGGTCATACCGACGCTGAAAGAGAAGCCAATATTACCCCTTATCGGGTGATCGCAGACCATGCCCGAGCAGCAACTTTTCTCATTGCAGATGGTGTGGTGCCTGGAAACACGGGCAGAAATTACGTTTGCCGAATGATCATTCGGCGTGCCGCACGCTTTGGTGGAAAAATTGGTCTCAAGGAACCTTTCCTTGCCAAAGTGGCTGAGGTGGTCATTCAGAATTACGGGGATTTCTACCCGGAACTGGTACGGAATCGCACGGCAATCCTGGATGGCATTACGCGAGAAGAGGAAAGATTCCAGCGCACACTTGAATCCGGGATGAAGGAACTTCAGGAAAGTCTCGATGGCTTGAAGGGAAAAGGGGAAAAAATTCTGGATGGCAAAAAGGCGTTTGATTTGTACGCCACCCATGGTTTACCGCTGGAATTAACCCGCGATATTGCTCAAGAGCAAGGATTGGATGTGGATCAGCAGGGCTTTCGAGACGCAATGGAAGAACACCGCCTGGCTTCTGGGGCTGGCAAAGCCTTTGGGCCTCTTGGGGGCGAGGATGTGGACCTGTATCGGCCTGCGCTCGAATCTCTGCAAGCAGAAGGAAAACTCGGTAAAGCAGGTGTGGAATATAACCCCTATGAATGGTTGGAGGTGGAAGGCGAGTTGCTGGCTCTCTTCCGTGAAGGCCAGAGAGTCTCTTCTGTGTCTGCAGGTGATCAGGTGGAAGTTTTGTTGCCTCGGACGGGATTCTATGTTGAGGCGGGTGGTCAGGTTTCTGATGCTGGGACCATCGTATCGGTCAACGAACCTCGTTGGGAGATCCGTGTCACCGAGATGCGGAAGCCCGCCGCGGGGGTAATTGTGCACGTGGGCGAGGTCGTGCGTGGCACTCCAACGGTAGGAGATTGGGTAATTGCCCGCGTAGATACACAGCGCCGACGTGACATCATGCGCAATCATACCGCTACCCATCTGCTTCATGCAGAATTGCAGGAAGTGTTGGGAGAACATGCCCGTCAGGCGGGGTCTCTTGTGGCTCCCGATCGTCTGCGCTTTGATTTCACGCATCCAGAACCCTTGACGCCTGAACAATTAGAACGTATTGAAGCGGGGGTGAATCGAGCCATATTGGAGAATATTCCTCTTCAGACTCGCGTGAAGCCACTTCAAGAAGCCATTGCTGAAGGAGCAATGGCATTGTTTGGGGAGAAATACGGTGAAGTGGTGCGCACGGTGATGATTGGCGAGACTGACCCCTTGTCATATGAATTGTGTGGAGGAACTCACGTTCACGAGACAGGAGATATTGGTTTGTTCCTGATTGTCAGCGAAGGCAGTGCCGCTGCGGGAGTTCGCCGGATTGAGGCGGTTACCGGACGCGGGGCGTATGAACTGGTGCAGAAGCGCTTCCGTAACATGAGAAAAACTGCCGAGATGCTCTCGGCTTCCATGGATGAAGTACCTGAGAGGGTTGAGAATTTGCTGGATGAAATGTCCATCTTGCGCAAAGCCGTGGCATCTTTGCGTCAGCAGGTAGCCTCTCTTGCGTTTGATCAGGATCTGGAGAAGGTTACCTTTATTGAGGATGTGGCAGTCCTTACCAGTTTGATTCAGGGCGTGGATGCCGATACCTTACGATCTCTTGCGGACCGTTTCCGCCAGAGATATTCTACGGGGGTGGTTGTTTTAGCCAGCGTAGTCGATGGCAAACCGGTGATTATTGGGGCGGTTACCGATGATTTGGTTAAGCGCAATTTCCATGCTGGAGATTTGGTCAAGCGTGTTGCCGCAGTAGTCGGTGGAGGCGGTGGTGGACGCCCGACACTGGCTCAGGCGGGAGGGCGAGACGTGAGCCGGTTGTCTGAAGCCCTTGACCAGACATATGGTTATGTTAAGGAAAAGACGCGCAAGTAA
- a CDS encoding C25 family cysteine peptidase, whose translation MNSEMKEGIEFLHRSTFLYLSRLALQTEAYQFGRQACLHWLSVYPGDLEVRHFYSKMLAGEGKTEQALSLLGKLVLVDPEFVEAYREIARIAPPNSPEHQNAISALYLLGDERPSHLPLAEWALPAYSLMRAGEGAKLGGDEAQKALFSHTELPLVAVWMYLKTLLPAVPQETALTLLEYYHQQYEDCVPIGLYLADLWMKKGKEEDAIALLHYCASLDVAGQTVKRLWGDEHPYRNLWLGDLFIPFDLPVPAQVAVRFRGNWLESGSCQSGVLDEPQSDSVETIESRSEGSQEYMSEMANRSMEDKTPKDPIQGREPASKDQEVQEIERELDRVARRLKKSTLTRLDGRYPVYVIFSSWQGLEEQYGVQTTKIIDLELHRLGEAIQKRTGWRFLIFYPDLVASVKPLGIETVKNRDPWSLKLSLHDLDQALSKKGEMIGALLIVGGAGVVPFHALPNPTDDYDQVIYSDNPYGTLDSNYFITEWPVGRLPGVDSSADAGLLIDSIRHLVLYHQRGGKNWINSNGQATSLFKFWNVILQFLGAHRNPPNVGYSAAVWRRSSVAVFRPVGSPHNLLISPPQDAASLNVDRLLKPELAYYNLHGLEDSGEWYGQRDPVESETLVDYPVALSPALIKRNGHAPRVVFSEACYGGHIFGKTEDQAMALKFLSVGTMAVIASTAISYGSVNTPLIAADLLGNYFWQELRSGRSVGEALMLAKIELAREMNRRQGYLDPEDQKTLLSFVLYGDPLVRLQSGGARRKTAFRLKKSPVIRTAGETEVRDASLSVNEQVVAQVKQMVREYLPGIESAEVKILSCAPSEKTSSQKAGKNAQTEAEMPGKYVIAVSKEVPYARSVHRHYAKATIDSQGKVVKLVVSR comes from the coding sequence ATGAACTCAGAAATGAAAGAGGGAATCGAATTTTTGCACCGTTCTACTTTTCTCTACCTTTCACGGTTGGCACTACAAACAGAGGCGTATCAGTTTGGACGTCAGGCGTGTTTACACTGGCTGTCAGTATATCCAGGAGATCTGGAAGTGCGTCACTTTTATTCCAAAATGCTAGCAGGTGAAGGGAAAACGGAACAAGCGTTAAGCCTTCTGGGTAAATTAGTCCTTGTTGACCCTGAGTTTGTGGAGGCTTATCGGGAAATTGCACGCATCGCTCCACCAAATTCGCCTGAACATCAAAATGCAATATCCGCATTGTATTTGTTAGGGGATGAGCGTCCTTCCCATCTTCCGTTGGCTGAGTGGGCATTACCTGCTTATTCCCTGATGAGAGCAGGAGAGGGAGCAAAACTCGGAGGAGATGAGGCTCAAAAAGCGCTTTTTAGCCATACCGAATTACCCCTGGTAGCTGTTTGGATGTATTTGAAAACTCTGCTTCCAGCAGTTCCTCAGGAAACCGCCTTAACCTTGCTGGAGTATTATCATCAGCAATATGAAGACTGTGTCCCCATTGGCTTATATCTGGCTGACTTATGGATGAAAAAAGGAAAGGAAGAAGATGCCATTGCTTTGCTTCATTATTGCGCATCTCTTGATGTTGCTGGACAGACTGTAAAACGTTTGTGGGGAGATGAACATCCCTATCGTAATTTGTGGTTGGGGGACCTTTTTATTCCGTTTGATTTGCCTGTTCCTGCTCAGGTGGCTGTAAGATTCCGGGGAAATTGGCTTGAGAGCGGCTCTTGTCAAAGTGGTGTGCTTGATGAACCTCAATCCGACTCGGTTGAAACCATAGAATCCCGCTCGGAGGGTTCTCAGGAGTATATGTCTGAAATGGCAAACAGGTCTATGGAAGATAAAACACCCAAGGATCCAATACAGGGACGAGAGCCTGCCTCAAAGGATCAGGAAGTTCAGGAGATTGAGCGAGAACTGGATCGAGTAGCCAGGCGGTTAAAGAAAAGCACACTTACCCGATTGGATGGTCGTTACCCGGTGTATGTGATTTTTTCATCCTGGCAAGGGCTGGAAGAGCAATATGGTGTCCAGACCACAAAAATCATCGATTTGGAATTACACCGTTTAGGTGAAGCCATCCAAAAGCGTACAGGGTGGCGTTTCCTTATTTTTTACCCGGATCTTGTAGCCTCGGTTAAACCACTTGGAATAGAGACGGTAAAGAACCGAGATCCATGGTCTCTTAAACTTTCTTTGCACGATTTAGATCAAGCCCTGTCAAAGAAAGGAGAGATGATAGGGGCACTCTTAATTGTGGGCGGGGCAGGTGTTGTGCCTTTCCATGCTCTGCCCAACCCAACGGATGATTATGATCAAGTAATTTACTCTGATAACCCGTATGGAACATTGGACTCTAATTATTTCATTACTGAATGGCCCGTTGGACGTTTGCCGGGGGTTGACTCCAGCGCCGATGCCGGGCTCTTGATTGACTCAATCCGTCATCTGGTTCTGTACCATCAGCGGGGTGGAAAGAATTGGATTAATTCCAATGGACAAGCCACTTCCCTTTTCAAATTCTGGAATGTCATTTTGCAATTTCTGGGTGCTCATAGAAATCCGCCGAATGTAGGCTATTCCGCGGCGGTGTGGCGCAGGTCGTCTGTAGCAGTCTTTCGCCCTGTAGGAAGTCCTCACAACCTCTTGATTTCACCTCCTCAGGATGCCGCCAGTTTGAACGTAGATCGCCTTCTCAAGCCTGAGTTAGCCTATTATAACCTTCATGGATTGGAAGATAGTGGAGAGTGGTATGGGCAACGCGATCCAGTTGAGTCGGAAACGCTGGTTGATTATCCTGTTGCGCTTTCTCCTGCCTTAATCAAACGCAATGGGCATGCTCCCAGAGTAGTTTTCAGCGAAGCGTGTTATGGTGGGCACATTTTTGGTAAAACGGAAGATCAGGCAATGGCTTTGAAGTTCCTTTCTGTGGGAACGATGGCTGTCATTGCCTCGACAGCGATTTCTTATGGTTCAGTGAATACACCACTCATTGCTGCAGACCTTCTGGGAAATTATTTCTGGCAGGAACTTCGGAGCGGACGAAGTGTTGGTGAAGCGTTGATGCTAGCAAAGATTGAATTGGCTCGTGAGATGAATCGACGACAAGGTTATCTGGACCCAGAAGATCAGAAAACGTTGCTCTCGTTTGTTCTTTATGGCGATCCACTGGTTCGTCTCCAATCCGGTGGAGCGCGGAGAAAAACGGCCTTCCGATTGAAAAAGTCTCCCGTTATTCGAACAGCTGGGGAAACGGAGGTGCGCGATGCAAGTCTTTCTGTGAATGAGCAGGTAGTTGCTCAGGTAAAACAAATGGTGCGGGAATACTTACCCGGCATTGAAAGCGCCGAGGTAAAAATTCTCTCCTGTGCTCCTTCAGAGAAAACATCATCTCAAAAGGCTGGTAAGAACGCTCAGACTGAAGCCGAAATGCCTGGAAAATATGTGATTGCCGTCTCTAAAGAAGTGCCCTATGCCCGATCGGTTCATCGTCACTATGCAAAAGCAACCATTGATTCGCAAGGTAAGGTGGTCAAGCTGGTTGTATCCAGATAA